The Solibacillus sp. FSL W7-1436 genome window below encodes:
- a CDS encoding aldo/keto reductase has protein sequence MNLQSTKKLTNGVEMPYLGLGVYKMTDRDETLQAIETALDLGYRAIDTAALYYNEEEVGEAIRHSSVPREDIFVTTKVWNSDQGYDNTLRAFETSLKKLDMDYVDLYLTHWPVEGKYVDTYRAIERLYDEKLIRVPGVSNHHEHHLKEIMATCNVAPMVNQIEAHPYLSQEPLRAFCNQQQIAVTAWSPLGRGNVLKDETIIRIADEYNVSPAQIILRWHLQNDVIIIPKSVTASRIKENSELYHFELTNETMQQLNTLNRNERFGKDPDNFNFDF, from the coding sequence ATGAATTTGCAATCAACGAAAAAGTTAACGAATGGCGTAGAAATGCCTTATTTAGGTTTAGGGGTTTATAAAATGACGGACCGTGATGAAACACTTCAGGCGATTGAAACAGCGCTTGATTTAGGTTACCGTGCAATCGACACAGCTGCGCTTTACTACAATGAAGAAGAAGTAGGGGAAGCAATCCGCCATTCTTCTGTACCGCGCGAGGACATCTTTGTCACAACAAAGGTTTGGAACAGCGACCAAGGGTATGACAATACATTGCGTGCATTTGAAACATCATTGAAAAAGCTTGATATGGATTATGTGGATCTTTATCTGACACATTGGCCGGTCGAGGGTAAATATGTAGATACGTACCGCGCAATTGAGCGCTTATACGATGAGAAGCTTATTCGTGTACCCGGAGTCTCCAACCATCATGAACACCATTTAAAAGAAATTATGGCGACTTGCAATGTCGCGCCAATGGTCAACCAGATCGAAGCCCATCCGTATTTGTCACAGGAGCCGCTTCGCGCATTTTGTAATCAGCAGCAGATTGCAGTAACAGCGTGGTCACCGCTAGGGCGTGGAAATGTTTTAAAAGATGAAACGATTATTCGTATTGCAGATGAATATAATGTATCACCAGCACAAATCATCTTACGTTGGCATTTACAAAATGATGTCATCATCATTCCGAAATCTGTTACAGCTTCACGCATTAAAGAAAATAGTGAGCTCTATCATTTCGAATTAACTAATGAAACAATGCAGCAGTTAAATACATTGAATCGTAATGAACGATTCGGAAAAGATCCGGAT